The Aedes aegypti strain LVP_AGWG chromosome 1, AaegL5.0 Primary Assembly, whole genome shotgun sequence sequence GAAACTTCTCTCGGACCACATACTCAATAGTACCAAACTTTCCGAGCACCGACGACAAACTATCGTCCGGCAGTTCAGGTGGCAAATCAAACACACGGACGTATTGTGTATTTGCACCCGCTGTCGACATCCtcaccgttactgcttttccgTTCGCATAAACGAATTGCCGTGGATCCACATTCTTGCGCAGTGATTCCGTCATAGCCTCTTTCGACGTAAATTTGATGAACAGCGAACGGTCTTGCGCTGTTTTATACGCAGTTTCCATTGACATCAAGTCCGTGTCCAGCTGCTTTAGGAAAGATGCTACTTCCACCCATGATGGTTGTGGACAACCCACCGGAAAGCGAAACTGAACGGTATTGATTACTTTTTCACTCATGCTGTTTGTACAGCACAAAAAAGCACCGCGATAGGTGTAGCAACAGTGAACGACCGTGAAACAAAGCGCACTTGGAAACTCTGCTAATAATAAACGAGAAACCGATCAAGAGGGAACACAAAACTTGCGTCCGTGCTCGACGACGGCAACGAGAGAACTGATgatgattcttcttaattttctcTTAACCGTATGAAAGATACCGGAAAGCTATTTACgtcgatttaaaaaagtaatcgagaatagggtcctaaagccctgtccaaaTTTTAGcaaatgtcaaataggaacaaccccagggTGAAAAAGATAagcccctgtggcgtttttgccaGGGTGGTTGTAcagctgtcaactacaaacaaagctcgcctaacaatcatctctcgggcgggtcggcccaaacagcatcatctctcacgcgggccgacccaaacagcacaggtcgaaacgcgggccatgccacgCAGCagatgctgatgcatttcaacactcaaacagcgggatgtcTAGCAGCGTTTTGAtccaaacgaatacacccacaaaacatgaacggtaggcgcacctcgttgcgtataccccccctggtTTTTGCCGactcagtgaatgtcaaacatgatctaaagTGTCAAGGGTCAAATCTGAacctattttttaaattaaattttaaatttgatataATCGTTATTTGAACAGGAAAAAACTGCTAAAgtggttgcaagaacatgctctttcgtcttataaaattaaaacaagatttcattaaaaattttaagacCCTATTGATAATATTCTTAACTTTTTAATGTAGAGGACTTgaatcatagaaaaattgatctcCGTGTGAAGAAGTTGAGTGgttttgttgaagaatttctatGAAAAGTCGAGCGTTCGGAATTTGAGGCAAAACAGTACTCATGAAAATTTGCAATGAATAATCTGTTTGTAACTCACATTTCAAGGATTTATGATCCGCTTCAAATAAGTGTGCAAAGCATGAAACGATAAACAAATCTCACAAATCCCAACAACAACAAATAAGTGAAACACGCCGAATATTCCTATTGGAATAGTCTTATCAGTTTACTCCGAAGCTCTTTCTCACAGATACGCAAATCTTTCgtaacgaaaagttttccagatTTTCAAATAAACTGCAAAGCAACATTACAACTAACTTGCTTCCACTATCAGTATGGCAACCATAGCCCCAATCACGAAGATATCCCCCAGATTGATTCGGATACTGGGCTGCAACCCGGGACCCATGACCCTGCAGGGTACCAACACCTACATCATCGGTACCGGAAAGCGGTAAGTCATCCATCATAGGGGTTGAGAGAGAATGATACCAATATCAGGGCTGGTGAAGGTCTTTGTTAAGAGACTTGGACACTATTCCAATGCAAGTCTCTGAAATTATATTTCTCTTTATAATAAGGCTCAataatccatcattcaatcatcgaaaactaaaatcagtttttcatttaaatataaagaaatccttatgaaaatctatcatttaaTTATAGATAGTAAGTGCAATGTAATGAtggattttcatgaatattgctaCGATTGTGAgcgaaaaaaatggtttgaacaatttgaaaaacgatgatggttatttttctCATAAATCTTGGTTCAGAATTTTTAGGAGGCTCACAAGAAACCGTTACGCGattatttttcaggaatttcttctcagattctAGAAGGAAAAGCCTCcggaattcttctagtgatttcacTAGATATTTTTTTGGCATCCTTCCATAAGTTTCTTCAGAACATATCCTttgaattcgtccagaaatgtttcaaaaggtgtttagaggaatttctcaagtATTTGCGCTTTGGAAAATTCAAGGCAGCTATCTCTAGTAATTCCTcctaaagataaaaaaaaatcctccaggttTTTCCCCCTATGTAGCAGCCCTAGTAGTTACTCTATCAAATTCCTAAAGGAGTTCTGTCTTGAAAATTTCCAAAGGTTTATTCAATAGTTTTTGCaaagctggtagcgactgagtgtcttaAAAATAGGAGCTTTAGAGTTCTCTTGCCTGATGAAAGAAACCGAGAAGCAGccaaaccaagaaaacaaaacgaaacctaacagGGTTCAGGCAGaagattcatttcatttatttagttaacatctagacaaataacactgaatcaacaatttcacgccacaatactcggttcgtggccgcatctctccatcctcggttctgccccacgctcgtcaaatcgatacgcacttgatccgctcacctgtccggcattcttgcaacatgccctgcccatcgtatccttccagctttagccaccttctggatactgggttcgccgtagagttgagcgagctcgtggttcatccgttttccgccacacaccgttttcctgcacaccgccgaagatcgtcctaagcaaccgacgttcgaagactccaagtgctttcaggccctcctcgagcatcgtccacgtttcatgcccgtagaggactaccggccttatgagcgttttgtacatggtacatttggtgcgggcgtgaatcttttttgaccgcagcttcttgtggaggccatagtaggcccgacttccactgatgatgcgcctccgtatttcacggctaacgttattgtcagccgtcagcaaggatccaaggtagacgaactcgtcgaccacctcgaacgtatccccgtctatcgtaacactgctacctaggcgagccctgtcgcgctcggccccaccagctagcatgtactttgtcttggtccaCTCACCATCAGctcaacttttgctgcctcgcgtttcaggctgGTGTACAgatttgcacttttttttaatgttcggccgacaatgtccatatcatccgcgaagcaaacaaattgactggatctcgtaaaaaccGTAAACCGGCTGTTAatcccggctctccgcataacaccttctagcgcaatactgaacaacaggcacgagagtccatcaccttgtcgtagtctccggcgggatccaaacgaactggagagttcgcctgaaaccttcgcACAATtatgcacaccttccatcgtcgctcttatctgTCTCGTGAGCTTCACGATAAAGCTGTTGTCGTCCATGATTtgccatagctctacgcggtcgatactatcgtatgctgcCATGAAATCGATGATAAGGTGATGCGTCGAGACCTgctattcacgacatttttttgaggatttgccgtatagtaaagatttggtccgttgtcgatcgggcgtcaacgaagccggtttGATAACTtgccacgaactcgtttactacaggtgacagatgacggaagataatctgggataatactttgtagaccgcatttagaatggtgatcactCGGaagttttcacaatcttacttgtcgcctttcttgtagatgaggcatattaccccttccttccactcctccggtagctgttctgtttcccaaattatgcctatcagccggtgcagacaaatggccagcctctccgggctcatctttatgagttcagcacCGATACCATcattaccagcagctttattgttccttgagctggtgaatggcatcctccctcaatgtgggggctggttggtttccatcgcctgcagtactgacgaaggcatttcctccgttgtcccgtccttcattgcctgtgctctcagcgccattcaggtgttcgtcgaagtgctgcttccaccttttgaaCACCTCaggctcgtccgtcagaatgctctcatccttatccctgaacactcggctcgcggcacaatgCCGTTGCGGGAAGCGAtagaacttctgatagaacttacatgTTTCTTGCGACCGgtacagctgttccatttcctcgcactccgtcGCTTCCAGGCtgcctttttttttctcccgaaagaggttggtctgctgttgccgtttccgtctataacgttctacgttctgtcgggtcccttgctgtaTCATGACCGCCCGCGATGCATTCTTGCATCTGTCTACATTGCTCGTCGAaacaatcgttccgtcgactccgtcccacacAGAGGACTGACACgactgtcatcctgcatacatttcggctcttcctcacatcaTTTTTGGTCCTccgcgttttggtacccactttctggtcggtttgccctaacgTGCTCCTTATTTTAGAGTTTACGGTCCATGTGCTGCTAGTGCTAGTTTCTGGCAATTAAATATAGTGCGTTCAATCGTCGTATTTGATGACGATTTTCctcttttcaacattttgttaaatgttttacgcatcagtgaggtatcattgatgtctcctatccaaaatatcatatgttttgtcagtcccaaaatattcaaaacaaaaacattggACGCCATGTTAAATCTATGTTGGGCTCATTTCATCCCCCTGGTCCCACATACTCGACATttctctcagctgcattgttgatggctgcttttaacgacgttctccagcagtcctcaagaggagcttcatccagctcaccctcttccggtaatgcagcctcgaggtgctgcgcgtatgtaGCTGCGACATCCGattgtttaaggtgattatagaacgaagccacacctcaaattttcaagagcgcaaggcttaagaaccaaacagcgcttcgcgttgaaaatttatcccctGGTTTAccaaccagcaagcaagtaatttgattaattttcagcgcgaactgttgtcagattctccagtcttgtgcacttgaaaattcaaagtttagcttcgttttataatcaccttaagcagcTCTAGGTCAtcccggggcggccgtcggtaccgtacgttgttaacgatggagttttgagcgcagtttaaccatcaccagctagatagtggtcagagtcgataggtcctgacgtcgataatgtcggagaagtaccggccatcaatcagaacgtggtcgatttgtgattctgtctgctgtgatgatctccagatgtatcggtatggaaagctgtgctggaagtaggtgctacgaacagttttgtgaaaaattcaatttctcatCACTCACGCTTGAGTTGTCagtcacgcaactcagcagtcaaaatatcatggatgagttggctcacctttttgactcattgtctcgtatttccccagtttactcacacacgacaataatttcttgttagtctggtaaaattataataatcctttctaacgtaaacaacaacactTGGGTTTCACGTGTATTtaacgggttttgcgactgaaatattttttacggtttgagttgattgagtgattttgcatcaaaatctcaagcgtgagatttgcgaagcagatctctaatgaatttgctctcacgggagagcgtttcgattgagatttgagtgtgggtctatcaacactggctacgaatggccatattcttggaggcggcgaaatcaattagtcgtaagccgttttcgttcgtcagccgatgGACTCATCCTCCTGGCCAacttgagcgtttagatctcctatgacgaTTTTGGCGTTGTGGCTTggacagctgtcgtactcgcgttcgagctgcgcgtaaaaaagCGTCTTTCATCATCAGTgcggtactccaatctacttttaaatctctctattgagattctgctcagaggaatACATTGAAAAGagtaacaatgtatgttggaaaccAGTAGCGCGGGCTTTCAAGACTTCTTTGAGAAAATATCAAAGaattattgaagattttttttgtaggaaccttagaagaaatttttggagcaattgctgaagaTAGTATTAGAGAAATCCTTTGTAGAAGTTTTATATAAATTCAGTAAGGCAATTTAGTAGGAAATCGCTAATAAATTTTTTAGGCATGTATGGACAacttattgattgaatttttgaaaatgttttgactTGAAGGATGTTCCAGTGAAATAGATGGATGAATCATTGGATAAAATTTTAGAGGAATTTttactttcttgaaaaatttcataatgaatttttggaggaattctgatgATTTCGAAATGATATTCGGAGCAATTCCATTTTTGTTGTTTTGGGTAAATATGGGTAAATCCTTGGTTAtcctaaacaattttttttttcgaaaatttcctcaagaaaATTCGTCgaacttctttagaaatttccagAGTAATATCTAaacattttatctgaaatttttctgttcaaattcctagagtaaatcatgaaaaaaacacatacagtaatacaaaattacaaaaatgtctTCGATCTTTGAGAAATGTCTGGTAtgctatgaatatttttttcagcatttATCCGATCAATAtaaattatataatatttaaaaaaacaagccagtcttctaagaattatgttatttttctgttgttttccactcatgaaaatatcgttaatccctctaccggcagcttcattttttaccgcaaaagcaaaatttgaatcgctataaactttttatttctcgatatttttgcaccatgttTTCACAGGTcctcaaaaactcttctagtttcagAATCTGTGTTTACTCCTTgagggaccgacgcgtagccgtAAGCCACTTAAATTTcacaggctacagaatttttatcgtattcgaattttcactcttcggaacaatacaatAATGAGagtgaaaaatgaagcaatttggtgaaGCCGTCTTTGAGAAATGAGCATTTTGGTGTCTGGTACCACGCTAACCAAATAAAGAAATTGAAATGAATgctcaaccgatttgtatgattttttttcagagtagctctttATTACCTGTCGTTATATAGtccacattttatttatttatttatttatttattgataaattggccaaaaacaaaatggtcgccaaagatactttgtatggagaatgtcggtccctcaaggaacatcggaatatcttcaaaaccagatcaccaatgattaatatcgacacggaagAGTTGTTTgataacttgtgaaaaaatggtgaaaaaatattgagaaacaaaaaacttatcACGATTAAGGGTTAAAAAAGGGATTAAAACGCTTGAAAACAATAGAATTTCCcaaactcaaaaccgaccaaaatgtcgcTCAAAAATAAGCTTAATTAGATCTCTTAGCGTTTGAGTCCCTCAAATAACGTACCTTTCAATTTCCAGTTTAGGATTAAaacatatttgccaacgtttgtcctatccattgtttcgaacgtggacgcgcctttGTTGGAAACTCAAAGTGTTTTAATTTTACAGTCAAGGCTTTATgtagaatgctttttctatatctagcaAGACCAGAagaatagctttcagatttgttgaaacgaatcaaattttcgaaatccgaactgttcattggtaaagaattgaattttcgtcattctgttcaaaatgaccttttcaaaaagtttactgatggacgAAAGTGAATTGATTGGACGATACCTAGAAGCTTGTGCAGGATGTttgtccggttttaaaattgatacaaccatggcatttttttttcatttttcaggaaattatgccaattgaaaacatttgttaaatatatctaGCAAGAGTGGTAAACTAACTTATGTTGATCTTCTTTTTCCATCAGTCGCATTCTATTGGACGCAGGCGATGAAAACGTCCCCGAGTACATAGGACACCTGAAGAAGGTGATATCCGATGAGCGGATTTTGATTAATGATATCATCGTGTCACACTGGCATCACGACCACATCGGAGGAGTGGACGAGGTGCTAGATATCATCGAGAATAAAGGTAAGTGTTTAATAATTAAACtgcataatttcaaaaataggggcccaaatagccgtagcggtaaacgcgcagctattcagcaagaccaagctgaggggcgtgggttcgaatcccggtcgaggatcttttcgggttggaaattggAAATCTCGAcacccctgggcatagagtatcatcgcacctgccacacgatatgcgaatgcaaaaaacacacgtagactagcatacgctcgccatacacagtttgtttttgttttcctcaaagaaacttgcacacactttccagacttatcaaaatgcatatggaaatattacccaatttgaaatatttacacccggtttctgggtgtttttctaaACTGAgtacatattgttttcctctaaggttcacaactacatctacactagggcattcataccattgggcgtgataaccactataactgtggaagtgctcataagaacactaagctgatgagcagactctgtcccagttgggatgtaacgccagaaagaagaagaagaagaatttcaaaaatctttAGCTATTAGTAAAGAAACGTctgattgtaaacatgtttgAACTGGTAATATGAATGTTATAATAAATTTGGAATCAGATCAaacctttaaggtgaaacatctcggaatccaaagatggccggcacaatggccgacttctccccctactcacgttttcaaaggcacaaaactggagaaatagttggcaaacgttcctgatcttcttattttaagagttctgctagtgcacaaagccaaaataaaaagtgcactgttgtgggatgctttctttgcgagatttgtggccttgaagttttagtgcaatcttagaaattGATTCTGTGATAGCTTGAATTAAGTACGTCCACTCTCTGTAGGTGCATACAATAATCTGAATTTATTATTTCCAAATCTAATCAAAGCCTACTAATACACAACGATAGCAcagattccaaactgtttcaccttaagaacaCTGTTAGCGATAACaagaattttaagattttcgcatgcttcatacaaaatcaaccaaattacCTAATCTTTTCCCGAGCAAATATTCAATTtgagttatttaccgaaaatatcaaaaaaattctggaaaaaatattaaattttattcaaaccAAGCCTTCAAGAGTTCTCGATTTTTCCGTCTCTTACCCCATTTGCACAACtgactaaatgaaaaaaactgttgattAGTTAAGCAGAACGAATGTAAAAGTAATAAGAATTAGTATGATTCTCATGCCAAAAGGATGTCGCTAGCCATTACAACAATCAGTTGTAATCTGCCAGTTACTGGAGTACCATCAGAATTCTCACATGTgtgcataatttttttttacatttaggTTTTCTTATTTCGGCATTATACAGAGCATTTCTTTTCTGTTTCTTGAATACTAAACTCTTATGTCTTAGATTCCTGCAAGGTTTGGAAATTCCCCAGGGCCGATGCTCCGGACGGTACCATACGGAACGCCAACATCAACCACCTGAAGCACGGTCAAAAGTTCAACATAGAAGGAGCGACACTAGAAGTGCTGCACACCCCGGGTCACACCACAGACCATGTCGTATTGGTGTTGCACGAAGACAACTCGCTTTTCAGTGCAGACTGTATCCTGGGCGAGGGAAGCACGGTCTTCGAAGACCTGTACGAGTACACGAAGAGCTTGCAGGCCATTCAGGATGCGAAACCATCGGTTATCTATCCCGGTCACGGTAACATTATTCTGGTGAGTGTTCATGTTCCACACGAATCCAataaatacgcgtatttcaactttTGGTAATTCGCAAATGTCCCCTTTCAGGATCCGGTGGAACGCATCGCCCAGTACATTAGTCACCGCAATCAACGGGAGTCGCAAATCATGTCGGTATTCGAACAACAACCAAGCACTCTGTTCGACGAGATGGACCTCGTTAAGGAAATCTATAAGGATACCCCGGAACACCTGTGGAAAGCAGCAGCCTACAACGTTAGTCATCATTTGCGGAAGCTTCACATTGAAAAGAAAATTACTCAAGATGGTGACAGGTGGAAGCTGGTTCCGCAAGCGTCACTCTAACAATGATTTATCTGAAACATTAGTTGTTATGTGGTTGTATTATTTTGTTGCTGGTATAATGTAGAACCTTTGATGAGCTTAAATATATACAATTTCAGTTTACACCCTGCACATAATTTgaacatttaaaaagaaaatttacaccatcagtgaaagatttttttgtttgatgaaattcgaCTTGGGCGGGAATCGAGCCCTCATTCCGTACCAAAGAATGCTTAAATGACAGACGCCGTTTTGGCCATTCCTCAGCCTAGTGACAAAATCCACAAAAGCAGGAAGTTTTTCAGCCAAGTTTTTCCAGGATTCATTATATAGCTTTTTATTCCTTTATCATtctgtatcatttcaaacattaaatACATTAATTTCTCAGATCTAGCTGGTCTTTGTTAAgctattattaacattttgtcaaaGACACATTTGCCGTAGTAGTTCAAAAATTTTACAGGTGAATTTAATTACCCGGCTTATTAGGGACTCGTTTTGTTataaacttaacctaaatatataaacaCTCTGTTTGTGTCCGCATATTATCCGTATAAACTTTGAACTTTTTCCAATATAATTCCTACATAGTTCACTATTTTGAACTATTATATTCTCAAGCACACCCCATGACTCGCTTTGTTTAACTTTGTCTGTGGTTCAACTGTCTGACGTCACTAACCGCACGACCATGAAGCCCACAGATTTGTTTGAAGACCCGAAGAATGTActttaatttaatataaaaCTACCAATTTGTCTTTGTATATCTTTGtattttttaacacttcagtagtcacgctattgtattttgtacaacactggtgaaaaaagcTCGCCTTTcgctcacaacagcagcgtggtggttctgacggtggcgaaccgcgcgacgactggaaggttaagaactatgatcaaaaattaataaatgatttacttggattgcatacggaaaagttgtagatctaggtaaaacctacaactttgctgaaggcagcataccgttaactttaaaatcttgtgagttacaggcGAATTTCTTGTTTTTAAGTGTattaactcaagagcggtcgcgcATTCAGCCATCACCAGCGCCATCTCGCTCAAGCTGTGTATGAAAAGCGGGCTGTTTTCAAGGtacgtgtactcagtacacgcatgCGACCGATCTTGGGCTAATGAAGtgtattttctcaatttacaaaaatcacgttctcacagtttttgcagaaAAAGTTTCCTAATGTGTGGTTTTTCGAATActgctaaaaaatatcgaaccaACTCTACGAGTTATGGACgtctaaagatttcatagtttttcaaataaattagcttataacttcaaaatcacaagcatTACAGACTTGCAATGTTCAGCTAAAATGTGTAAGTTAGACCAACATAACTGATTTTTctggtccaccctaagttaaaactttcagaattaatttatttagttcaAATGAAGAGCAATAGCagaagtgtcttcgacaacgttGTCGTCAAAAGAAAAGGCTTGAGTTAAAATTTGAACTTAAATAAGGGgcaccctattcaactttttccTTGAACGATACAAAACTCAATTGCAAATATAACTTCTCTAAA is a genomic window containing:
- the LOC5577258 gene encoding beta-lactamase-like protein 2 homolog, with product MATIAPITKISPRLIRILGCNPGPMTLQGTNTYIIGTGKRRILLDAGDENVPEYIGHLKKVISDERILINDIIVSHWHHDHIGGVDEVLDIIENKDSCKVWKFPRADAPDGTIRNANINHLKHGQKFNIEGATLEVLHTPGHTTDHVVLVLHEDNSLFSADCILGEGSTVFEDLYEYTKSLQAIQDAKPSVIYPGHGNIILDPVERIAQYISHRNQRESQIMSVFEQQPSTLFDEMDLVKEIYKDTPEHLWKAAAYNVSHHLRKLHIEKKITQDGDRWKLVPQASL